A single region of the Vibrio chagasii genome encodes:
- a CDS encoding LysE family translocator, with protein MTVTIWFSLLAICLLGAMSPGPSLAMIAKHSLAGGRINGLIAAWSHAAGIGIYAFATIVGLAVVLEQSPTLFKGISLAGAAYLLYLGVNALRSKGGVAAKLEAGEQMSYMQSAREAFLISILSPKIALFFIALFSQFVALGNELTNQVIIVSTPLIVDGLWYTFITLVLSSPLIVERIRSKAQLIDRLSGIVLILLAVRVVWTI; from the coding sequence ATGACGGTAACAATTTGGTTTTCTTTATTGGCGATTTGCCTATTGGGAGCAATGTCTCCGGGGCCAAGTTTAGCAATGATCGCTAAACACAGCTTAGCTGGTGGTCGTATCAACGGGCTTATCGCTGCTTGGTCACACGCTGCGGGTATTGGTATTTATGCGTTTGCAACCATCGTAGGCTTAGCAGTGGTATTGGAGCAATCTCCAACGTTATTTAAAGGTATTAGCTTGGCGGGTGCAGCTTATCTGTTGTACTTGGGGGTCAATGCTCTGCGTTCGAAAGGTGGTGTAGCTGCCAAATTAGAAGCTGGTGAACAGATGAGCTACATGCAGTCTGCCCGTGAAGCTTTCTTAATCTCTATCTTGAGCCCAAAGATCGCACTGTTTTTTATCGCTCTGTTTAGCCAGTTTGTTGCACTTGGCAATGAGCTGACCAACCAAGTGATTATTGTCTCGACTCCGCTGATTGTTGATGGCTTATGGTACACCTTTATCACATTGGTGCTATCTAGCCCTCTCATTGTTGAACGAATCCGTTCAAAAGCGCAGTTGATTGATCGTCTTTCAGGTATCGTTTTGATTTTGCTTGCTGTGCGTGTGGTGTGGACCATATAG
- a CDS encoding AraC family transcriptional regulator, which yields MNNCNFLRALGILGIYQYAAANRDIDMDSLGIPKSVFANALNLIPVNEVDKWYGLLEQQTNDPDIILKLADRVDIERLGPLANWFFSGHDLASTIRRVNIGLHCLQSGAFLYGIQAGSLIKWCYDNPEYSEVGKVHDSVRIAIFMMKIIRRYLGPDFKPAFVSIAGYREDVDLYEKYFGCNIQWGQPRTEVWIPSKSRLSINQSPSVGKMGLAMNFHDLDNYLNMPDAGDEHKVTYEMINYSRHFGLPTLYKVSSLLGLSEQQFQRRLHKLGVNFSTIMGYALSNVAVELLSYKLSIEEVAKRLGYTNVASFNRMFKKHRGLTPKQYIERFRSDL from the coding sequence ATGAACAATTGTAACTTCTTAAGAGCATTAGGAATTTTAGGTATTTATCAGTATGCGGCGGCTAACCGCGACATAGATATGGATTCTTTAGGCATTCCCAAGTCAGTCTTCGCTAACGCTTTGAACCTGATTCCTGTCAATGAAGTGGATAAATGGTACGGCTTACTCGAGCAGCAAACGAACGATCCCGACATTATTTTGAAGCTTGCCGATAGGGTGGACATTGAGAGGTTAGGGCCACTTGCTAACTGGTTCTTCTCCGGGCACGACTTAGCTTCAACTATTCGTAGAGTCAATATTGGACTGCACTGTTTACAGTCGGGGGCTTTTCTCTATGGAATTCAGGCTGGGAGCTTAATTAAGTGGTGTTACGATAATCCTGAGTATTCTGAAGTTGGTAAGGTTCATGACTCAGTGCGTATCGCAATTTTCATGATGAAGATTATTAGGCGATATTTAGGGCCTGATTTCAAACCAGCGTTCGTTTCTATCGCAGGGTATCGTGAGGACGTTGACCTTTATGAAAAGTACTTCGGTTGCAATATTCAATGGGGCCAACCCCGCACCGAGGTTTGGATTCCAAGTAAGTCGAGACTATCGATTAATCAGTCACCGAGTGTTGGGAAAATGGGTTTGGCGATGAATTTTCATGATCTAGACAATTACCTCAATATGCCAGATGCCGGTGATGAACATAAAGTGACGTATGAGATGATCAACTACAGCCGCCACTTTGGGTTGCCGACCTTGTACAAGGTCTCGAGTTTACTGGGGTTATCTGAGCAACAGTTTCAACGGCGCTTGCATAAATTGGGTGTCAACTTTTCTACCATTATGGGTTATGCATTAAGCAATGTTGCTGTGGAGTTGTTGAGTTATAAATTGTCCATTGAAGAGGTTGCGAAACGCCTAGGCTATACCAATGTCGCGAGTTTTAATCGAATGTTTAAGAAACATCGAGGTTTAACACCGAAGCAATACATAGAAAGGTTCAGGAGCGATCTATAG
- a CDS encoding LysR family transcriptional regulator, translated as MLSNINLNLLRSLHVLLEECHVSRAAQRLHITQSAVSRQISQLRDLCGDPLLVRDGNKLVPTNRAILLKEKLDDLLGEFDHLLGDKPFEPQEWQGEFVLSSSDYVAQYILPVIVAEVSADAPNINLAYRLWQPNYLESLNESGIHLASSMFPKKPEHVSSTKLGEDKSVCLMRKSHPLAQQEALSSEDIVQYSHIKVTGGGDKDSYADIALKKQGLKRRVAFKVPFFSSASNVLMQDDYLMIVPERIAYNLGRHLEVKYFPLPFETEMHTYWLMWHPKYDNDSAHKWAREKAFEAMQKSSYNISMT; from the coding sequence ATGTTAAGCAATATCAACTTAAACCTACTGCGTTCACTGCATGTCCTTCTTGAAGAGTGTCATGTGAGCCGCGCCGCCCAACGTCTGCATATCACGCAATCCGCGGTGAGCCGCCAAATTAGCCAGCTACGAGATTTATGTGGTGATCCTTTGTTAGTGCGTGATGGCAATAAGCTGGTGCCAACCAATCGAGCTATTTTGCTTAAAGAGAAACTCGATGACCTACTCGGTGAATTTGACCACTTGCTAGGTGACAAACCATTTGAACCTCAAGAGTGGCAGGGTGAGTTTGTATTGTCTTCGAGTGACTATGTTGCTCAGTATATTTTGCCAGTGATTGTTGCCGAGGTATCAGCAGACGCGCCGAACATCAATTTGGCCTACCGTTTGTGGCAGCCAAACTACCTTGAATCACTCAATGAATCAGGAATCCACTTGGCTTCCAGCATGTTTCCTAAAAAGCCGGAGCATGTCTCGAGCACCAAGCTTGGAGAGGACAAATCGGTGTGTTTAATGCGCAAATCACACCCATTGGCTCAGCAAGAGGCGTTAAGTTCCGAAGATATTGTCCAGTACTCTCATATCAAGGTGACTGGAGGAGGGGACAAAGACAGCTACGCCGATATTGCATTGAAAAAGCAAGGGCTGAAACGCAGAGTGGCATTTAAGGTTCCTTTCTTTTCATCGGCAAGTAACGTGTTAATGCAAGACGATTATTTGATGATCGTACCGGAACGCATCGCCTATAACCTAGGTAGGCACCTGGAGGTTAAGTACTTCCCATTGCCATTCGAAACCGAAATGCACACCTATTGGTTAATGTGGCACCCGAAGTACGACAACGACTCTGCACATAAATGGGCTCGAGAAAAGGCGTTCGAGGCAATGCAAAAGTCGAGTTACAATATCAGTATGACTTAA
- the yjeH gene encoding L-methionine/branched-chain amino acid transporter, which yields MTQLKQEITLMSGIGQLSTTLLGTGLFMIPAIAAGIAGQLSLLAWLILFIAICPIALTFAALGKRYPNAGGTAYFVRQAFSERLETSVAWLFVSVVPVGIPAAIALAGGFAQQLLPAPLDTPLGAQFFTVALLIAVNLMGSKSSGRLQTVIALSIFALVSAFVWKAEITVTDIAIPSLSSDSMWSIGAALAVMFWCFVGIEAFAHMGEEFKNPQRDFPIAIVVGCFVAGLVYWACSVAILKLGAYGSTEFDAASIPWVTEQLFGNGFKAVISVLGFFACFASLNLYTQSLSRMVWAQARQHRPDGKMAQLNSRGVPLYPTLAIGVIALISCVIGDLSNLDLEFFLKLANGIFVLVYLLAMLAACRLLKGTSKYTAMLSLVICTIVFICLSWSMLYAVTIFVTLSLPWQKWFGKATVSIDKL from the coding sequence ATGACCCAGCTAAAACAAGAAATCACGCTAATGTCCGGCATCGGGCAACTTTCAACGACCTTGCTTGGTACTGGGCTATTTATGATTCCCGCTATCGCTGCAGGTATTGCAGGTCAATTATCACTGTTAGCCTGGTTAATCCTGTTTATCGCTATTTGCCCTATTGCTCTCACTTTCGCCGCACTAGGTAAACGCTACCCGAACGCGGGAGGCACTGCCTATTTTGTTCGCCAAGCGTTTAGTGAACGATTGGAAACGAGTGTTGCTTGGTTATTTGTGAGTGTAGTACCCGTGGGTATTCCAGCGGCTATCGCATTGGCTGGCGGCTTTGCCCAACAGTTATTACCAGCACCGCTCGACACACCACTCGGAGCTCAGTTCTTTACCGTAGCGCTACTGATTGCGGTCAATCTTATGGGCAGCAAATCTTCCGGCCGCCTACAAACCGTGATTGCCTTGTCAATCTTTGCCTTAGTTAGTGCTTTCGTTTGGAAGGCTGAGATCACTGTAACCGATATAGCGATACCGAGCCTATCCTCTGACTCTATGTGGTCTATTGGCGCCGCACTGGCCGTGATGTTTTGGTGCTTTGTCGGGATCGAAGCTTTTGCTCATATGGGGGAAGAATTCAAGAACCCTCAACGTGATTTCCCTATCGCTATCGTTGTTGGTTGTTTCGTTGCTGGCTTAGTGTATTGGGCCTGTTCAGTGGCAATCCTAAAGCTAGGCGCGTATGGCTCAACGGAGTTTGATGCCGCATCAATCCCATGGGTAACTGAACAACTATTTGGTAATGGGTTTAAAGCTGTTATCAGTGTGCTTGGTTTCTTTGCCTGTTTCGCTAGCCTGAACCTATACACACAAAGCTTGTCACGAATGGTCTGGGCTCAGGCTCGTCAGCATCGACCGGATGGCAAAATGGCACAGCTCAATAGCCGCGGAGTGCCGCTCTACCCAACGTTAGCAATCGGCGTTATCGCACTGATTTCATGTGTGATTGGCGATCTGTCCAATCTAGACCTTGAGTTCTTTCTAAAGCTCGCTAACGGTATTTTTGTGCTGGTTTATCTACTCGCAATGCTAGCCGCTTGCCGACTTCTGAAAGGTACTTCTAAATACACTGCGATGCTTTCATTGGTTATCTGCACTATCGTGTTTATCTGTCTAAGTTGGTCAATGCTGTATGCTGTGACGATTTTTGTGACATTGTCACTCCCTTGGCAAAAATGGTTCGGTAAAGCCACCGTTTCTATCGATAAGTTATAA
- a CDS encoding urea transporter, which produces MKTNKDFQQHQGLLNGIGQVYFTPSLVTSVLLLFAISMESLPLALLTLLGASCSYTLARGVYTFSHTNSKPNHHINSGMYALNGALIALFIGNFFGVTPLLAVVTIFGALLTVPIANIVFRFNKYRGYTSAFILIAWLIYALQSSLALSVISPSDSNRIPLINIDVDFGTLLPTFILTILKGISQVSFINNEWTGLIILIAIALHSVKYAVWIVLAAVISTLFSDMIGADDTLISQGLYAYNAILATLALVLYPTRVTWQLVIAGMLCSCLITLIFHRLELIPLTAPFILSTWLMVYCSGKLQNPNVD; this is translated from the coding sequence ATGAAGACGAATAAGGACTTTCAACAACATCAGGGCTTGCTCAATGGTATTGGGCAAGTCTATTTCACCCCTTCTCTCGTGACGTCGGTTCTACTATTGTTTGCGATCTCAATGGAGTCACTTCCGCTGGCTTTACTCACCTTGCTTGGCGCGAGTTGCAGCTACACATTGGCTCGTGGTGTCTATACCTTTAGTCATACCAACAGCAAACCAAATCATCACATAAACAGTGGAATGTATGCGCTAAACGGAGCGCTGATTGCTCTGTTCATCGGAAATTTTTTTGGTGTGACGCCACTATTGGCGGTAGTAACAATATTCGGTGCACTACTCACCGTACCTATCGCTAATATCGTATTCAGATTTAATAAATATCGAGGTTATACCAGCGCGTTTATCCTTATTGCTTGGCTGATTTATGCACTTCAATCGAGCTTGGCGCTTTCGGTCATTTCTCCATCAGACTCTAATCGGATACCGCTGATAAATATTGATGTCGATTTTGGAACTCTGCTACCCACTTTTATTCTGACCATACTTAAAGGGATCAGCCAAGTCAGCTTTATCAACAACGAATGGACAGGGCTGATTATTTTAATTGCTATCGCGCTCCACAGCGTCAAATACGCAGTTTGGATCGTGTTGGCTGCAGTCATCAGCACTCTGTTTAGCGACATGATTGGTGCTGATGACACACTGATTTCTCAAGGGTTGTATGCTTACAACGCCATTTTAGCGACATTGGCACTCGTTCTCTATCCAACAAGAGTTACATGGCAGTTGGTTATCGCGGGTATGCTCTGCAGTTGCCTAATCACCCTTATTTTTCATCGACTAGAACTCATCCCGTTAACGGCGCCTTTCATTCTCAGCACCTGGCTAATGGTTTATTGTTCGGGCAAATTACAAAACCCGAACGTCGACTAG
- a CDS encoding MFS transporter, whose amino-acid sequence MSLVSVPFVGTGADTALHVVAGVVLVATIAAACYGFWRVHELPINKAHSKEHQQLGLITALTWIGFLWHWVWVLAVILAFVDMEKAIINLRDTWKAPPTPKDSTTTKTKGEENQTC is encoded by the coding sequence ATGAGTTTAGTAAGTGTCCCATTTGTCGGAACTGGCGCTGATACAGCGCTACACGTAGTTGCGGGGGTTGTATTGGTCGCAACCATTGCCGCCGCATGTTACGGGTTCTGGCGTGTTCATGAATTACCAATCAATAAAGCTCACAGTAAAGAGCATCAACAACTCGGTTTGATCACAGCACTCACATGGATTGGATTTTTATGGCACTGGGTATGGGTACTCGCCGTGATCTTAGCATTCGTTGATATGGAGAAAGCCATTATCAACCTGAGAGATACATGGAAAGCACCACCAACACCAAAAGATTCAACCACGACTAAAACTAAAGGTGAGGAGAACCAAACATGTTAG
- the hcp gene encoding hydroxylamine reductase has protein sequence MFCIQCEQTIQTPTVKGCSFAQGMCGKTSEVSDLQDVLVYSLKGVSFWANLGRTCDVIDTEIDEWAPKAFFATLTNVNFDPARIIEFAQQSQEFKQRLEQKVRAAATLIGFEIPALSPAAQFDLPTDSSELLALAPQAAVNRGHESQHEDVIGLRLLCLYGLKGAAAYMEHARVLGQTDNAIFAEYHEIMAFLGTDPTDLKQLLDTSMQIGLMNYKVMEMLDKGETDTFGHPQPTIVNVKTKAGHCILVSGHDLHDLEKILQQTEGKGINVYTNGEMLPAHGYPELHKYPHLAGNYGSAWQNQQKEFANFPGAIVMTSNCLLNPDVGAYADRLFTRSIVGWPGVAHLEGDDFSAVIDCALAQEGFKHDEIEQVITVGFGRNALMEAAPAVVEQVKEGNIKHFFLVGGCDGDKSERSYYTDFTAQAPEDSVILTLACGKFRFNKNQFGDINGIPRLLDVGQCNDAYSAIQLALALSQEFDCGINELPLTLVLSWFEQKAIVILLTLFALGVKGIYTGPTAPAFLTENLLKIIQDEFDMRAISTPEQDLKTILAA, from the coding sequence ATGTTCTGTATTCAATGTGAACAAACTATTCAAACACCCACTGTAAAAGGCTGTTCTTTCGCACAAGGTATGTGTGGAAAAACATCGGAAGTATCCGACCTTCAAGATGTGTTGGTGTATTCTCTTAAAGGTGTTTCTTTTTGGGCAAACTTAGGTCGCACTTGCGATGTTATTGATACTGAAATCGATGAGTGGGCGCCAAAAGCGTTCTTCGCGACACTCACTAACGTGAACTTCGACCCTGCTCGTATCATTGAATTTGCTCAGCAATCTCAAGAATTTAAACAGCGTCTAGAGCAAAAAGTTCGTGCAGCTGCTACGTTAATCGGTTTCGAAATCCCAGCGCTTTCTCCTGCCGCGCAATTCGATCTTCCAACGGACTCTTCAGAGCTTTTAGCGCTTGCACCACAAGCTGCGGTTAACCGTGGTCATGAATCTCAACATGAAGATGTGATTGGTCTTCGTCTTCTTTGTCTATACGGCTTAAAAGGTGCAGCTGCGTATATGGAGCACGCTCGTGTTCTTGGGCAAACAGACAATGCTATCTTTGCTGAATACCATGAGATTATGGCTTTCCTAGGTACCGATCCAACTGACCTAAAACAGTTACTGGATACATCAATGCAGATCGGCTTGATGAACTACAAAGTAATGGAAATGCTAGACAAGGGTGAGACAGACACATTTGGTCACCCTCAACCAACAATCGTGAATGTGAAGACTAAGGCAGGCCACTGTATTCTTGTTTCTGGCCATGACCTGCATGATCTCGAGAAGATCCTTCAACAAACGGAAGGCAAGGGCATCAACGTTTACACCAACGGCGAGATGCTACCTGCACACGGTTACCCTGAACTGCACAAATACCCACACCTTGCGGGTAACTACGGTAGCGCTTGGCAGAACCAGCAGAAAGAGTTCGCGAACTTCCCTGGTGCGATTGTGATGACGTCTAACTGTCTGCTTAACCCAGATGTGGGGGCGTATGCTGACCGTCTGTTTACACGTAGCATTGTTGGCTGGCCGGGTGTTGCTCACCTTGAAGGCGACGATTTCAGTGCAGTAATCGATTGTGCACTTGCACAAGAAGGCTTCAAGCATGACGAGATCGAGCAAGTGATCACTGTCGGCTTTGGTCGTAATGCACTGATGGAAGCAGCACCTGCGGTTGTTGAACAAGTGAAAGAAGGCAACATCAAACACTTCTTCCTTGTGGGCGGTTGTGACGGTGACAAATCTGAGCGCAGCTACTACACAGACTTCACTGCTCAAGCCCCAGAAGACTCAGTTATCCTAACTTTGGCGTGTGGTAAGTTCCGTTTCAACAAAAACCAGTTTGGTGACATCAATGGCATTCCTCGTCTGTTAGATGTGGGTCAATGTAACGATGCGTACTCAGCGATTCAGCTTGCGCTTGCACTGTCTCAAGAGTTTGACTGTGGCATTAACGAACTACCACTAACGCTGGTTCTATCTTGGTTTGAGCAAAAAGCGATTGTTATTCTGCTTACTTTGTTTGCGCTAGGTGTGAAAGGCATTTACACAGGCCCAACAGCGCCAGCATTCCTAACAGAAAACCTACTTAAGATTATTCAAGATGAGTTCGACATGCGTGCTATCTCAACGCCAGAGCAAGATCTTAAAACAATCCTAGCGGCTTAA
- a CDS encoding Lrp/AsnC family transcriptional regulator, with product MDKFDRQILDILKTNARCSVSDIAREVSLSRSAVNARIKKLESDKVIKGYCALVDEPNQTKNVCAYISLKFDLSSSDHSCESYANQIHGIDGVQWCHSISGETDMMLYVEVESMERLNQVRDQLQSYPELRHLMTHTVLTEFFNKLSPTVHSC from the coding sequence ATGGATAAATTTGATCGCCAAATTTTGGATATCCTAAAAACCAATGCTCGTTGCTCAGTGAGCGATATTGCGAGAGAAGTGAGCCTCTCTCGTTCGGCGGTGAATGCGAGAATTAAGAAGTTGGAAAGTGACAAAGTCATCAAAGGTTACTGCGCTTTGGTTGATGAGCCCAACCAAACTAAGAATGTATGCGCTTATATTTCGTTGAAGTTCGACCTGTCGAGCAGTGACCATAGTTGCGAGTCTTACGCGAACCAAATTCATGGTATTGATGGTGTGCAATGGTGCCACTCAATTAGTGGAGAGACCGATATGATGCTGTACGTCGAGGTCGAGAGTATGGAACGTCTAAATCAAGTTCGCGATCAGTTGCAAAGCTATCCAGAGCTTCGCCATTTAATGACTCATACCGTGTTGACCGAGTTTTTTAATAAGCTGAGTCCGACGGTACATTCATGTTAA
- a CDS encoding pyridoxamine 5'-phosphate oxidase family protein: MLSNTKRTTIKKGAHKAVFEQEKLHQIIDESLIAHIALQGEQGPMVIPMLAWRVGDMVYIHGAKNSRLLRGLKKGEPTCLTFTLFDGWVLARSAFHHSAHYRSAVILGSFSVIDDNQEKDRLLNIFIEQIAPGRTDEVRLSNEKELTATELLAIPLTEASVKIGKHGVNDDLADMDIPVWAGVLPYRTVVGPLETVPEQEGFIEKPDYQQAYGERWYQN; encoded by the coding sequence ATGTTATCTAACACGAAAAGAACCACTATTAAGAAAGGGGCTCATAAAGCGGTATTTGAACAAGAGAAACTGCATCAAATCATTGATGAAAGCTTAATCGCACATATTGCTTTGCAGGGCGAACAAGGGCCGATGGTGATACCAATGTTGGCATGGCGAGTGGGTGACATGGTCTACATTCATGGTGCAAAAAACAGTCGCTTGCTTAGAGGGCTTAAAAAGGGTGAACCAACCTGTTTAACATTCACGCTATTTGATGGCTGGGTGTTGGCTCGTTCAGCCTTTCATCACAGCGCACACTACCGTTCAGCGGTTATACTGGGTTCATTTTCAGTCATCGACGACAATCAAGAAAAGGATCGCTTGCTGAATATCTTCATTGAGCAGATAGCCCCTGGTAGAACCGATGAGGTTAGGCTGAGCAATGAAAAAGAGCTCACTGCGACTGAGTTATTGGCGATACCATTAACTGAAGCATCGGTGAAAATTGGTAAGCATGGTGTGAATGACGATCTGGCTGATATGGATATCCCTGTATGGGCTGGGGTACTTCCCTATCGAACCGTTGTGGGCCCACTAGAAACGGTACCCGAGCAAGAGGGGTTCATTGAAAAGCCTGACTACCAACAAGCTTATGGTGAACGTTGGTATCAGAATTAG
- the pdxR gene encoding MocR-like pyridoxine biosynthesis transcription factor PdxR, translating into MQPIDVGDLQLSEQHDTRQTALFHAIREKIVQDLWSKGSKLPSTRKLAVELSVSRNTVIYAYEQLVTEGYIESRKGSGFYVSVEQPEHFLNSSQPNLVQKTSQVAAQASVVPRAIATTHDINSGFAPGVPDLNAFPFAKWQRLLQRHSTRQNIAGNQDVQGSVALRDALSGYLASSRSVRCHVDRVIITAGAQQAISIGLMATLMMGDELLMEEPGYRQVHKIVDLLKLKLDGVAVREKVGLDIDKVLSSKAKALYVTPSNQYPMGTTLNTEQRLKLIDWANQNQSWIIEDDYDSEFQFAHRPYTSMQGLAGKLGLDDRIIYVGSLSKVMFNGLRLGYLVVPEHLVAKCLEIKDALSGDTASHTQEALADFVREGDLLRHIRKMRRSYKLKYEAMIDAIESEFNGDLEVISQAAGLHVTVKWDGGISEHEWSRRAELDNIIIRPFSFYEYGSSVERVWNGALLGFGNIRLAEIKPKIKAIARLFYQ; encoded by the coding sequence ATGCAGCCTATCGATGTCGGTGACCTACAACTTAGTGAGCAACATGACACGCGTCAAACCGCTTTATTCCATGCGATCAGAGAGAAGATCGTTCAAGATTTATGGAGTAAAGGCAGCAAGTTACCTTCAACGCGCAAGTTGGCTGTTGAGTTATCGGTGAGCCGAAATACGGTGATCTACGCGTATGAGCAGTTAGTCACGGAGGGCTATATCGAAAGTCGTAAGGGATCTGGCTTTTATGTGTCGGTCGAACAGCCCGAACATTTCTTGAACTCGTCTCAACCTAACCTTGTTCAAAAGACGAGTCAGGTGGCTGCACAGGCTTCGGTAGTACCTAGAGCCATAGCGACAACGCATGATATCAATAGTGGCTTTGCCCCCGGAGTGCCTGATCTCAACGCTTTCCCTTTTGCGAAATGGCAAAGGCTACTGCAGCGACATTCAACGCGTCAAAACATTGCAGGCAACCAAGACGTCCAAGGGAGTGTGGCTTTACGAGATGCGCTCAGTGGCTATCTCGCGAGCAGTCGCTCAGTTCGCTGTCACGTTGATCGAGTTATTATCACGGCGGGGGCGCAACAAGCGATTTCCATTGGTTTGATGGCAACGTTGATGATGGGGGATGAACTATTGATGGAAGAACCTGGGTATCGACAAGTCCATAAAATCGTTGATCTGTTAAAGCTCAAATTAGACGGTGTGGCGGTGCGAGAAAAGGTTGGGCTTGATATCGATAAAGTCCTCTCCAGTAAAGCCAAGGCTTTGTACGTCACTCCAAGTAACCAATACCCGATGGGGACTACGCTTAATACTGAGCAGCGCCTTAAGCTGATTGATTGGGCGAACCAAAACCAATCTTGGATCATAGAGGATGACTATGACAGCGAGTTTCAGTTCGCTCACCGTCCATATACCAGTATGCAAGGGCTAGCGGGCAAGCTTGGCTTGGATGATCGTATTATCTATGTCGGCTCACTAAGTAAGGTGATGTTCAATGGCCTTCGCTTGGGTTATTTGGTGGTTCCAGAACACTTGGTTGCTAAGTGTCTCGAGATTAAAGATGCGCTCAGTGGAGACACCGCAAGCCATACTCAAGAAGCATTGGCTGATTTTGTTCGTGAAGGTGATTTATTACGACATATCAGGAAGATGCGTCGTTCGTACAAACTCAAATACGAAGCGATGATCGATGCCATTGAAAGTGAGTTTAATGGCGACCTTGAGGTGATAAGCCAAGCGGCGGGACTGCATGTAACCGTCAAATGGGATGGTGGTATTTCTGAACATGAATGGAGCCGAAGAGCTGAACTCGACAATATTATTATTCGCCCATTTTCTTTTTACGAATATGGCTCGAGTGTTGAGCGTGTTTGGAATGGGGCGTTATTGGGTTTTGGGAATATTCGTTTGGCAGAAATAAAGCCGAAGATCAAAGCGATCGCTCGGCTTTTTTATCAGTAA
- a CDS encoding alpha/beta hydrolase: MHRKTILTLLASTTLGLVGCSNETITPAYEASPSLPEYQQDSFDAYVTETQDWLLKNRVFITEDKQLEVQLNSPTEYKPTSPNGKAVLLVHGLGDSPYSFKDIAEHLADQGYLVRTVLLPGHGSRAGDLMRPHLEDWQGVVAHHTKLLEQEYDSVWLGGYSTGANLVTSQAMKDSKIAGLLLFSPAFQPNSSAVQYAGLASYFVTWADQDPEDNILRYNSLPMNGASVYYETSEIVRDELKEKQFDKPVFIMMSEGDSVIDTNFVQQAFTESMPNPNNVLVWQGETKLDDPRAVQYSMKIPEQRISNGSHMGLLFSPNNPYYGINGSEKICSNGQEEGFEEKCNANSEVWYSAWGYREEGKNHARLTYNPYFSDSMAKLDSVLNSAG; this comes from the coding sequence ATGCACAGAAAGACCATTCTAACTCTGCTCGCTAGTACGACTTTAGGTCTCGTTGGATGCTCTAACGAGACCATCACTCCAGCTTACGAAGCTTCGCCAAGCCTACCTGAATATCAGCAAGACAGCTTCGATGCCTATGTGACCGAAACTCAAGACTGGCTATTAAAAAACCGTGTATTCATCACCGAAGACAAGCAGCTAGAGGTTCAACTTAATTCACCTACTGAGTACAAACCCACCTCACCTAATGGTAAAGCAGTTCTGTTGGTCCATGGATTAGGTGACTCGCCGTATTCGTTCAAAGACATTGCAGAACATTTAGCCGACCAAGGTTACTTGGTGAGAACCGTGCTGCTTCCAGGTCACGGCAGCCGAGCAGGTGACTTAATGCGACCGCATCTCGAAGATTGGCAAGGCGTGGTGGCTCATCATACTAAGTTACTTGAGCAAGAGTACGATTCAGTATGGCTAGGCGGTTACTCTACCGGTGCAAACCTTGTGACTTCACAAGCGATGAAGGATTCAAAGATCGCAGGATTACTGTTGTTTTCACCTGCATTTCAACCGAATTCATCGGCCGTGCAATACGCGGGGCTAGCGAGCTATTTTGTGACTTGGGCGGACCAAGATCCTGAAGACAACATACTGCGTTATAACTCACTGCCAATGAACGGAGCATCGGTATACTACGAGACCTCAGAAATCGTTCGTGACGAATTAAAAGAGAAACAATTCGACAAGCCAGTGTTCATTATGATGAGCGAAGGCGACAGTGTGATTGACACTAATTTCGTTCAACAGGCGTTTACTGAATCTATGCCGAACCCGAATAACGTATTGGTATGGCAAGGGGAAACTAAGCTCGATGACCCTCGCGCTGTACAATACAGCATGAAAATCCCAGAGCAACGTATCTCAAACGGTTCTCACATGGGCTTGTTGTTCTCACCAAACAATCCGTATTACGGTATCAATGGTAGTGAGAAAATCTGCTCTAACGGGCAAGAAGAGGGCTTTGAGGAAAAGTGTAATGCGAACAGCGAAGTGTGGTATTCAGCATGGGGATACCGTGAAGAAGGTAAAAATCACGCTCGCCTAACGTATAACCCTTACTTTTCCGACTCAATGGCCAAACTAGATTCAGTGCTAAACTCGGCAGGTTAG